The sequence CTGGAATTTGGCAGTATAAAAGGGAAATTGGTTAATATTGGCTCCGATGCCTTACCTCCAACTCAAGAAAGACCATTCTACGCTTTCCCTGCCAAAGTCGAAATAGAATCCCAAGAATTTGATATTGGCGGCGGGCGCAAGATTCCACTGCAAGCAGGCATGTCTGTTAACAGCAGCATTTTAATCCGCAAGCGCAGTGTAATGACGATTTTCCTCAGTCAGTTCACTAATAAAGTTGACAGCTTTAAGTACGTGAGATAGGCCGTTTGGTGAAGAGTCCCTCGATCTATTTTCTGACTGTTAATTACCATTCTACCGAACTAATTCGCAGGTTAATTAGTTCTATTTATGCATGCGAAGATAGCGATCGCTCTAACCATCAACTAATAATTGTGAATAACGCGATCGACGATCTCGCAATTTCCAGTCTTGAAGATGCCAGGGTTACGGTCATCCACGCGCTCGATAATCTGGGATTTGGACGTGCTTGCAATCTAGGTCTAAATTGGATTTACGAGCGAGATGCGTCGGCAACTGTCTGGATTATCAACCCCGATGCTTACTTAGTGGATGGCGCGATCGCACAGCTAAACAAGCTTTTGCAAGCGCATCCAGAAATTGCGATTTTGGGTACGTCAGTGTACGATACCTCCGGTCAACTCTGCTTTGGTGGCGGTAAGTTTATCCCTGGTAATGGAGCAATCTGGGAAGAGACTGATTCGACCTCAACGATTCAGCAAGATACTGAATGTGTCCTGACGGATTGGGTAACAGCCTGTAGTATGGTACTTAACCTCAAACACTTTTCCCAATGCCCCTACTTCGATCCAGACTATTTCCTCTATTACGAAGATTTTGATTTTTGCCGCCGTTATGCCTCGCAGGGACATCAGATTTACTTCAGCGATCGCATTAGGGTCGTCCATCAAACCTCAGCGATCGCGAGCCGCAATCGGCACTTTAAGATTACCAACGAAATCTACAGCTACTTGCTGAGTTTAGAAAAACATGCCAGTATCCCGATCCTGAGCTTCCGATTGACGCGCATTGCGATCGCTTCGATCTTACAAATGTTTTACAACAGGCAAAAAGCCACTAGCAAACTAACTGGTGTAGTGATGTACTGCCAAAGAATATTGAGAAATCCAAGCCACTAGATCGAACCCGTGACCAATTCCACTGATTCACTGTTAGTTAATCTCGCTTTCCTTAGCAAAAAGCCAACTGGCTTAACAGTTTACGCTCAAAATATCTGTCCGTATCTCGCTCATCTCAATCCCACCTGCTTAGCATCTCATCCCATTCCCGACCTTCACTGCTATAAAATTGCCGAGAATCTCAACTCCGACTATGGAGCCAAAGGACATCTCAGACGCTTGATCTGGACGCAGTTTAAATTAGCTGGCATTCATCGTCAATTAGGTGCGAGCTTGCTCTTTTCACCCATTCCCGAAGCGCCGCTCTTCTCATCTTGTCGCTATATCGTCACCGTTCACGATTTAATTCCCCTGCGGTTTGGCAAACCCTTTTCCAGACTGACAACCTATTTCCGTTACTATATCCCTCAGGTTCTACACCAGGCCGAACATATTATTTGCAACTCCGAAAGCACCAGGCAGGAAGTGATGGCATACTTCGGTATTCCAGGATCGAAAATTACAGCGATTTTACTGGCGTACGATCGCAGTCATTTCCGCCATCTCAACTTGTCAACTGGCAACTATTTTCTCTATATTGGGCGACACGATCGCCACAAAAATCTAGATCGTTTAATCTCCGCTTTTGCTACCTTATCCCATCACCAGGATTGCGAATTGTATCTAGCAGGGTCTTACGATCCTCGCTATACACCTGCTCTAAAAACTCAGATAGAGGAATTGGAGATATCGCATCGGGTGAAATTTCTCGACTATATTCCCTACGCCGATTTGCCTGTGCTAATCAATCAGTCGATCGCGCTAGTTTTCCCTAGTCTATGGGAAGGATTTGGTCTGCCAGTTTTAGAGGCGATGGCATGCGGTACGCCTGTAATTACATCTAATCTCTCAGCTTTGCCGGAGGTAGCGGGCGACGCAGCAATTTCGATCGATCCCTATAATGTGGGTGCGATCGCGGATGCTATGCAAGCTCTGCTCGACTCATCTGCGCTGCGATCTCAGATGCGCGTTTCTGGTTTGGCGCGGGCTGAACTGTTTAGTTGGGAGCTTACTGGCAGAAGTACGGCAGCAATTCTATCCAAATATGTATAGATCGAGTGTGAATGGCGATCGTGAAGTATAACTGCCAACACGTTTAGGAAGTGGTGTAGGGGTTCTACCCCTCTGTGCAGGAGCGTAACGCTCACCCCCCTATAGCAGTCCGAGAATGTTACGAAAGGTAAATATTGGATATCTTCAGTAATTTTTGGGGTACTATAAATAGTGTTCCAAATAAGTATAAATACCTTTTTGGAGGTGTTTTATGAGTTACAGTGAATGTCCCGATCGCAACCACCAACACTACTGCGAACATCCAGGGAA comes from Pseudanabaena sp. PCC 6802 and encodes:
- a CDS encoding glycosyltransferase family 4 protein codes for the protein MTNSTDSLLVNLAFLSKKPTGLTVYAQNICPYLAHLNPTCLASHPIPDLHCYKIAENLNSDYGAKGHLRRLIWTQFKLAGIHRQLGASLLFSPIPEAPLFSSCRYIVTVHDLIPLRFGKPFSRLTTYFRYYIPQVLHQAEHIICNSESTRQEVMAYFGIPGSKITAILLAYDRSHFRHLNLSTGNYFLYIGRHDRHKNLDRLISAFATLSHHQDCELYLAGSYDPRYTPALKTQIEELEISHRVKFLDYIPYADLPVLINQSIALVFPSLWEGFGLPVLEAMACGTPVITSNLSALPEVAGDAAISIDPYNVGAIADAMQALLDSSALRSQMRVSGLARAELFSWELTGRSTAAILSKYV
- a CDS encoding glycosyltransferase family 2 protein, producing MKSPSIYFLTVNYHSTELIRRLISSIYACEDSDRSNHQLIIVNNAIDDLAISSLEDARVTVIHALDNLGFGRACNLGLNWIYERDASATVWIINPDAYLVDGAIAQLNKLLQAHPEIAILGTSVYDTSGQLCFGGGKFIPGNGAIWEETDSTSTIQQDTECVLTDWVTACSMVLNLKHFSQCPYFDPDYFLYYEDFDFCRRYASQGHQIYFSDRIRVVHQTSAIASRNRHFKITNEIYSYLLSLEKHASIPILSFRLTRIAIASILQMFYNRQKATSKLTGVVMYCQRILRNPSH